GAGATCTTCGCCGCGACCGTGGACGAGCGGCTGGGCGGGGAGGCGCGGCGCTGGCGCGAGTACGCCGCCCACGACGACCCGCGGAACATCTGCATCCTGCACTTCTCGATCGGCGGCGCCATGGCGCGGGTCTTCGCGCGGCTGCGCGCGCGCAAGGTGCTCGTCTACCACAACGTGACCCCGCCGGGTTTCGCCCGCGGCGTGAGCCGGCGTCTCGAGCGCGAGTGCCGCGCCGGGCGCGAGCAGCTGCGCGAGCTGGCCGGGTGCACCGACCTGGCGCTCGCGGTCTCCGAGTACAACCGCAGGGAGCTCGAGGAGCTGGGGTTCGCCCGCACCGCCGTGCTGCCGATCCTCGTCGACTTCGCGGACCACGACCGCGCGCCGTGGGACGTCGAGCTCGCGCTGCGGTTCGGGCGCGGCGGCACGACCATCCTGCACGTGGGCCGCGTGGTGCCCAACAAGCGCATCGAGGACCTCGTGCGCTGCTTCCACCTCTACCGCCGGGCCGACGCGGCGGCGCGACTGCTGATCGTCGGCAACGACACCGGGGTGCGCGGGTAC
This genomic interval from bacterium contains the following:
- a CDS encoding glycosyltransferase family 4 protein, which codes for MSGGAGAAAPRIDQALPAFAYGDAIGNDVLALRGLLRRGGVTSEIFAATVDERLGGEARRWREYAAHDDPRNICILHFSIGGAMARVFARLRARKVLVYHNVTPPGFARGVSRRLERECRAGREQLRELAGCTDLALAVSEYNRRELEELGFARTAVLPILVDFADHDRAPWDVELALRFGRGGTTILHVGRVVPNKRIEDLVRCFHLYRRADAAARLLIVGNDTGVRGYADALREFVAALGTPEVHFLGHLDFAGLCTCYRLADLYLSMSEHEGFCVPLLEAMHFRVPIVAFAAAAVPETLGAGGALLGEKRFEEAAELMRLVATDARLRARLVAGGAARLEDFSPARVERELWPLLAGVAP